A window from Montipora capricornis isolate CH-2021 chromosome 7, ASM3666992v2, whole genome shotgun sequence encodes these proteins:
- the LOC138055803 gene encoding uncharacterized protein, which yields MAKPFRERSFRCHHTDEERSFVGTWCTPELEEALQLGYRLLHIYEVWHFAESSDQLFQEYVDTFLKLKQEASGWPADVGDNETQRQAYLAEYLSHEGIQLEYSKIIKNPGMRSTSKAALNSFWGKFGQQPNKTQVTTCKTPKEFFQLFLDDAQDIHRIEFAGTEMVDVYHSHTPETVPVQTNTNIFIAAFTTCWARLKLYRECLQPLQERILYMDTDSVIYVCSQSHQEPPLPRGNYLGDLTSELEEDDWIEDFVSGGPKNYAYGTRKGKLVSKARGFNKSLRNHRGRQFDSMKTLVLAELTDPQEAPRTLLTHDPHKIVRDSVRKVLLSKAQDKCYKLVYDKRVVDFDTLNTYPYGYLEDEEDMEL from the coding sequence ATGGCTAAGCCATTTCGCGAGCGCTCCTTTCGCTGTCATCACACAGACGAAGAACGGTCCTTCGTCGGTACTTGGTGCACCCCCGAACTTGAGGAAGCCCTCCAGCTTGGCTACCGGCTCTTGCACATCTATGAGGTGTGGCATTTTGCTGAGTCCTCTGACCAACTCTTCCAGGAGTACGTGGACACTTTCCTCAAACTCAAACAGGAAGCATCTGGTTGGCCTGCCGATGTCGGCGATAATGAGACCCAACGTCAAGCCTACCTGGCCGAGTATCTTAGTCACGAGGGGATCCAGCTCGAGTATTCCAAGATTATCAAGAATCCCGGCATGCGATCAACCTCCAAAGCGGCTCTAAACAGCTTCTGGGGCAAGTTTGGGCAACAACCCAACAAAACTCAAGTAACCACCTGCAAGACCCCGAAGGAATTTTTTCAACTCTTCTTGGACGATGCCCAGGACATCCACCGTATCGAATTTGCTGGGACGGAAATGGTGGATGTGTACCACTCTCACACCCCAGAAACCGTCCCTGTCCAGACCAACACAAATATTTTCATTGCGGCCTTTACCACCTGTTGGGCACGTCTCAAGCTGTACCGGGAGTGTCTGCAGCCCCTGCAAGAGCGGATCCTCTACATGGACACGGATTCTGTGATCTACGTCTGCTCACAGAGTCATCAGGAACCACCTCTTCCCCGTGGCAATTACTTAGGGGATCTCACCAGCGAGCTGGAGGAGGATGACTGGATTGAGGATTTCGTATCGGGTGGTCCCAAGAATTACGCATATGGGACACGTAAAGGGAAACTTGTCAGCAAAGCCCGAGGGTTCAACAAAAGCCTTCGCAACCACCGAGGTCGTCAATTTGACTCCATGAAAACACTGGTGTTGGCGGAACTCACGGATCCTCAGGAGGCACCACGTACTCTCCTCACCCATGACCCTCACAAGATCGTACGGGACAGTGTCCGTAAAGTTCTTCTGTCCAAAGCTCAGGACAAATGTTACAAACTGGTCTACGACAAACGTGTTGTGGACTTTGATACTTTGAACACGTACCCCTATGGATACCTGGAAGACGAGGAGGACATGGAACTGTAA